The nucleotide sequence ATATTGTTATTAAAGACTTAAATCTCCATATACCCGGCGGTTCTAAGGTCGGTTTAGTTGGATACAGCGGCGTCGGAAAAAGTACATTGGTTCAACTCATCATGCGTCTCTATGATGTGCAAAACGGAAAAATATTAATAGACCAACAAGATATCAGAAGGATAAACAAACAAAGTTTACGAGAAAACGTAGCGTTTATACCCCAACAACCCAGCTTGTTCCATCGAACTGTTTATGAAAATATATTGTATGGTAAAGTTGATATCAGTTATGAAGAGGTAATCAACGCTTCTAAAAAGGCTCATGCGCATGAATTTATTGTTAACTTACCACATGGTTACGATACAGTCGTTGGAGAAAGAGGTTTAAAATTATCCGGCGGACAATGTCAACGAATTGCAATTGCAAGAGCGATTTTAAAAGATGCGCCTATTTTGATATTAGATGAAGCCACGAGCTCCCTGGATTCTTTAACAGAGAAATTGATACAAGAATCATTACAGATTGCAATGAGTAACCGAACGGTTATTGTGATAGCCCATAGACTATCAACAATTTTATCTATGGATAATATTCTAGTGATGGACAATGGCAAAATTATTGAAATGGGCAACCATAAACAGCTAATCGAGGCAGGAGGTTTTTATAACACATTATGGAACGCTCAAAGCGGACATAGTTTTATTTAAATTGTCTCGTTAACAGCCCGGTTGTTAGTACTCCAAATCGTTGTCGAGATGTTCGCATTTTAATTATTCAGATGATTACTTAATTAACTATTAAATGATTAACTGAGCTTCGGTTTTTAATTGATGTGCTTCTTGAACAATCCATGAGGCAATCAAGATAATAAACCTGTATATAAAGCTCCGTTGGGTTTGAATGTACGTGGTAATGTCAGAGAATGGTGTTCGTTTTTTCGCGGTAAGGTTATACCCTTCTTTAAAAATAGCTGCAAAGTTGTCTTGTGCTCCAGCATCCCCATGAATGTCTTACCACAATGTTTTAGATCTCATAATTAATCAGTTATACGCAGAGAACCTGAAAAACTGTTTCTTTCTTCCAAGCTTAAATTAACTGCATTATTAACATTAGCTTTAAATTCACGTATTTGTTTTTCAACAGAGGTCTCCGGGAAAAATCTTCCAGTAGCTACCTTAACCACGCCAGCAGTTATACCCACCGTAGCAATATACCCAATTAAAATGGCGAAATTGCGAAACATCTCGCCCCATTTTTTATATTTGGCAATGTATTGAGCTTGGGGTGTATTAAACAATGTGTTAACTGCACTTGTGATTTCATGAGGATTACTAATATAGATAGAGGTAAATTTACAATGCGCAATATCTTCCAATTGAGTCTTCAAAAAGGCTACATGATTCGCCTGATTACCCGCAGGAAAAGCACACTCCAAACCATTGATTAATGTTTCCACAGCCGCATTAAAGTAATATTGTCTTTGTTGATGCAACCTGATTTTTTCTTTATCCTCAGTAAAGTTTCTGGTCTCTATTTGTTGCTGTTCTTGTATGCATTCTTTGAAAGTTTCCGCAACAGGATTAGAAGGCTCATCAACGGATACTAAGCATGACTTTTCATTATCTGAATTAACATAGGATAAAGATGAAGAGGCTGAGGCAGCGTGCGTACATGCTAAAAAACTCATTTTTTCAGTAGTATCAGTAATATCAGCAGATTGAGATGTTCCAACATTCTTAGATGATGACGGTACAGAAACAGGGTTATTTTCAGGTAAATCCGAGTATGCTAAGTATTTTTCTAAATCCTCTTTAAATCTACTTCTATAAGTCTCTAATTGTTGGCCTTCTAAACCTTGTTCCTTGAGTAGCCATTCTTCAACATGTGACCGCAAGTCTTCTTGCGTTTTAGAGAGCGGCTCAAATGTTTTAATAAAATCGCGCAATGAAGAAGCTACGGCGTTAAGTAAAACACTCTCTTCCTTTTCTGGTGATAAAGAGACACTTGCAGTTGCTTCTGAAGTTGATGGTCCAACTGGTATTTCTTTATCGACATGAACGCCCAGGAGTCGTCCTTGTAGTACACCGGTAGCAATCCGCTGAATTTTCCCTGGATTACAAACAATATGCTCTTCTTCGTAAGCATCAGCCAAATTTGTAATAAGAGCGACTCTGGCATTTTCACGTTCTTTATTCAGTGCAGCTTCATCTGCCATACCGATAAATGGTCCATGATTAATGAAATGCCATAAACGCGCAAAAAACTCACGACCTGTAATATTAATTCCATGGGAAGAAATAATCGCATCAGCAGTTATAGGAGCAAACCCACTCGCTGCTTGAAATCCTAGAACCATTCGCGCACATTTCTTGATAAATTCATTAGGGAAATGGTTTAAATAATCAATAAAAGCTGTGTAATCGCTTGGTATCTCTTTCGTATCATAAGCAAGTTGCATGAATGTACCCATGGCCTGAGTTGTCGCCTCATCTCGTCCAGTGGCATGAACATCAATAGCTGTAGCCCCCAATCGCGCGGCTCTATGCATATTTACCAGCTGATTTAAAGGGGTAGTAAGAATTTGACGCAGACGTTCATAATACTCCCCTGGATATTGTGGCATTTGCCCTGCTTGTATTTCCGCTAATGCATTCGCTATTCTTCCTTGTCTTTCTTCTTCTCCATATACAGGCATCTCCCGATCGATTCGCGACTGCCTTACGGTAATTTCATAAACGGTCTTCATAATCTGTGCGCGATCTGCTGAGCGCAGAGGCGGCTGTAGCAATGGTGCTGATATATTAATCAAATGTTCCCATTGCTGCACTGCAGGAATCCTGGCGAGGCCTTCTATAATGTGTTGATCAGTAATGTTAAATTGTTCAATAAAAGCCAAAAGGGCGCGAATGCGAACCAATGGAATGTCTTCAAAAGCATTAACAACATAATAATCAGTAATATTCCGGTTTCCTATAAAAGAAGCCAGTTCCTCCCACAGCTCAACTTCCTTTAGAGCCAGCGTGTCTATCATACCAGGATCGGTGATATGATACTTTTTTATAATTTCTATAAATTGTGGCCATAAGTCTGGAGTAATTTCTTTAATATTGAGCTGATATGGCTTAGGCTTGTATTCCTGGATATATTGAAAAAGATTCTCCCTCCTATTAGCAGCAGTTTGGGCGAATTCGCTAATAAAGTCTTGATCGGTAATTTGATGCGATCTGATAAAGCTTACAAAATCGAGCCATTCCTCAGGTGGTACTTCCGAGAGTGATAAAATCATGCATGAAAAAGAGGAGGCTTTATCAGGATCCAAGGGATTCTCTAATATAAAACGGGTTACAGCATCCCATTGCGCATTAGAAATTTTTGCAAGGCTGGAAAGATACCTAACAAGATTATGTTGTTTTGCAAAATCCCATAAACGCGCTCGTTGTGTTTCAGGAATATTTACTAATGTATTAATAGCATCCCAATCAGTAACGTCATTTTCTTTTAAAAATTTGATAAAAGTAAAAGATTCATCAGGGGACATTTTTATAAGTGCGCCGATTGCCCAATCACTCATTAGCCTTCTTTGGATAAAACTAAATAAATCTTCCCACCTATCCTCTGGCTGTTTTGCATACAATAGCCCTCCTTTCAGACCTTCTCTATCAAAATTTTTGCTACGGACAAAATTGGTAAAGGATTGCCATTCATCTTTGGGCATTTTTACCAGTATATATAAGAGATCACTTTGGCGCAGAATATTATTTTCTTGAATAAAAGTAGTAAATGCTTGCCAATCATCTGCACTAACCTGACTAAGCGCATATAGCACGCGATAATCCAATATGTCATGTCTTCTGATAAAAACCAGCATTGGATCAAGAATTTCCATGGAAATTTTAGAGAGTATGTCAATATGGGCATTAGAAATGTGTCTAAGATTTGCGCGGACAAAAGTTGATATCCTGTTCCATCTGTCAGCTGGGACATTACCTAAAGAATGTCTTGTAAGATAATTATCAATAGGGTTCTCGTGAAGAAACCTATCTAATTCCTGAGGACTTACACGCCATTCTTGAATGTCAATTTCTCTGGGCATAAAATTTCTTACTTTAAAAAAATGTTCATTATTTTATCAAAAAATAAATATTGTGATCAAGTAAAGATGTAGGATTAAGTAAGCCTGGTTGCTTTGAATAGCGCGTAGGAAATCATTCACTTAATCGATATATGGATTATTCTTTTTAAATGTCAATGGATCATTATCAATTAAGATGGATCGCTCGTCACCAGCAAGGTCATTACCTATAACCGTCATATTATCCGTGTATAATTCTAATTTAAAAGGAGCATCAAAAAATAAGAAACTTACCTAGAATTAAGCCTTCATCGCATCCAGATTAAATCCAGCGGATAATGGTGAATGTGAATAAACCTCACCCCTAAATTGATCAACGATGCCTTAGCATTTTAAAGAAGATAGGGCATGCCACGCTTTTATTGTCTCCTTGAAGCATTACAAATCAATCATTAAGAATCAATGAGCCAGTTGTCATTTTCTCGTACAACTGCCTACTTATCCGTCTCCTTTCATTTTTAAGTTTGACTTATTAGTTATCATCAATCATACTTCATGTATCAACTGGTGATACTTAAAAGAACTGAATATGAAGTCAGATATAGGGTTAGAAGTTTTGCTATCACTGGATGGTACTGAATATACCGAGGAAAATGGCTATTGGCATAAAATTGAGGCCTCTAGAGTTGAGCCAACAAAAGAAAGGCCCCACGGCATCCGATATAACTTAACACTTCATGACAACTACAATCAACGTATTTTGGGGTTTGATAACGCTCATGCCGTTAAAGCAAAAAAACATGGCTACTATACTGGAAGTATTGTGTCTTACGATCATATGCATCGCTCTATTAAGGACAAAGGCATCCCTTATGAGTTTGAAAGCGCACAGCAATTGCTTAATGATTTTTTAAATGAAGTGAATTCAATTATGAGTAAATTGAATAACGGAGGTAATTAAAATGAAAATTATAAAAGTTGGTATTATGCCACGAGAACATTTTCAAAAACGATTGATTGATATTGCTTCTGGACGCTATATACCAAAGAAAAACGAACCAAAAGTTTGGTTTTCTTCTATTAAATCGCTAGGGGAAGTTCTCAGCGAAAATAATCTGCGATTATTGCGTATTATTGATGAAGAAAAACCTTCGTCAATAAAAGAATTGGCAGAAATTACACAGCGGCAACCAGGCAATCTTAGCCGAACACTAAAAACAATGGAGCGCTATGGAATTATTGAATTTAAAAAAAGTGGTAAAAATTCAAGACCTATTGCCAAAGCACTTGGATTTAATATTGAATATAACGCGCTTAATTTTTTAACCGCTTAAAACTAATCATTCAATACAGAAATCCAATATAGCTATGGGCGTTTTTTTAAGCCCATATGCTCGATTTTCAAACCGAGATTATTGGCCAGGATGTCACTGACAATACCAAAAAAGATATTGCCAAGGAAATAAAAAAAATTGAACCCAAACCTCTCATCGATATTCACTATTTCTCTGTAGCTAATATGCCTATGGGGTCAGGTCTTTCCTTTTGCCTTTTTTGTAATTATCCTACTAATCCTAGAATAATGAAGTTGGAAAAAATTCCCAAGCTCCTTGATAGTGTAGAAACCACTGGAATAAGCGTTATATATTGCCTCATCCCTGTTTTTTGCTCCTTGTTTATATTCATCCAACAAGTATTTTATTGTAATTTCTTATATTGAATTTTAGGAATTTCGAGTAAATTTGGTCGTGTCTTAGCTTTTTCAATTGCATTCAAAACGAAGGAATCTGAGCCTAAATAAATCTGATTTTTTAAGCTCTCCCAGGGGAAAACGCTACTGATACCATCGGCAACAAAATTCATATAATGAATAGTTGATTTTTCATCGTTGCCAAACAAAGATAAGATAAAATCAGTCTTTAGCCAAGAGGGCGCTTGTGCTGCCCCTATTTGAGCTAAATAACTACTCCAACGCCACTCACTTGCACTTTCCACCAAAAATGCTCGTACTGGGTTCAGTATAATGTAGCGAGCTAGTTCAAGAAGATAGGCATCTTTCTCAACCAATATACTTTTAAATCTTCCTTGAAAAACATGACACCTGACCCCCACTATCCTTTCGTCGAAGTTTATAACCAGAGTGGTGCCTATTTCTTTACTCTTATATAAAACCTGGTTGACTAGCAACCAGGCTTGTATCTTTAAAAAGTAAGCAAAAAAGCTTAATCTCAAGGGCACTTGGGATGGGAGGAGAGATCTTGAAACCAGGCAAGGCTTAAAAAGCCTGTGAGCGTAGAGTAGGACCTTCTCCCCACTTATCTATCGACCGTACAGTATCTTAGGCTACCGACCAAGTAAGCCTGCATTCACAAGCATGGTCAATGATAAATAACCCCAAGTATTCACAAGCATTAGGAGATTAGCATGTCAGGGTTCGATTGTGTAGGTGTTGATGTTGCGAAAGATAAATTTGACGTATCCGTTGAGTATAAAGGGAAAAGCAAACATAAAGTTTTTGCTAATAAGGAGCAAGGATATATTGAGTTTTTAACATGGCTTCATGAATACACTATTAACCCTTGGGTTTGTATGGAAGCAACTGGGCATTACAGCACAAAAATCGCGGATTTTCTAATAGGGCAAGGCATCCGAGTCAGTGTAGTTAATCCATTTCAAATTAAAAACTATGCCAAAGCGTCACTTATTCGGAATAAAAATGACCGGGTAGATTCGGAAGTTATTCGACAGTTTTGTAAACGGATGGAGCCTCGTCCCTATCAGGCTTCGTCTCCTGAGCAGAAAGAAATTAAAGACTTAACCAAGCTTCTTGATATGTTAAAAGGTCAATTAACTCAGCTCACTAATCAAAGGCATAGTACTCAAGGAAGTATTGCAAAGAAAGCTTTGACCAAGCTTATTATGCAGCTTGAGAAAGAAATTGCGAAGGTAGAAAAACAAATTGCGGACTTAATTGCTAGTAATTCACAACTTAAAGAAAAATTGGAGTTAATTACCAGTATAAAAGGCATTGGCAATTTAACGGCCTATCATATTCTGGCCCTTATGCCAGATGTCAATTCCTTTTCTACTGCCAAGCAATTTGCAGCCTATACGGGTATTACTCCAAAACAGCGTGAGTCAGGAACCTTTATCGGTAAAACTACTATCTCAAAATTAGGGGATGCCAGATTGAGGAAATCTTTATACATGGCTGCATTAGTCGCCAAACGATATAATAAAGGGCTTGCTTCGTTTGTAGCTCGTTTACAATTAAAGGGAAAAACACCAAAAACCATTATCTGTGCCGTTATGCGAAAATTAACACATATAATTTTTGGTGTTCTTAAAAATAAACTGCCTTATAATGAAAATTATCATTGCATTTAAAGACAGTATCTACGAGACTGCATTATTAAAACGAGCAAGCAATCTATTATAAAATTTTTCCTATAGCTGTATCTTGAGGATCACTTTCATAACCATCCGGATCTTCAAAGGGCATAGTTATATAACTATGATTTTTATAAAATCTTAAAGCCGTGGGAGAGGACTCAATATGCAGACTCCTATACCCTTGGCTTTTCAGCCATTTTTCACATAGTTGCAATAACTGACTACCGTATTGACGGCTTCTTTTTTCTTCATCAATAACAATAATGCGCATAGCTGCTCTTTTTTGTGGCCATAATTGCAGATGAGCATAACCAGTGATGCGGGTACCTTGATATAATATAAAATGCACATGATCTTTATGATCAAAAGTCCAAGTATACGGATCAGAAACGCCTATTTTGTCAAAGAAATAATACTGTCTAAAATGACAAACGGCATCCCATTCTCTCGTTGTTAATGCTTTAACTATTCTTAATCCTGTAAATCCTGCCTTTCGATCAATGCTGGCAATAAAATCCTCTTTACCCAAGCAATAGGCAGTTATGTCGTTCGGATAGTGATTTGCCAAGTTTTGCTTTAACTGAGCATAAGCATTCTTATCCTCTGAGTGAGTTTCCATCCAATCCCGAAATTTTATATGCCGTTCAATATCCGGATTACCTGTTTCAAAGATGTGAATATTATATGCCTTCTGGTTACCTCCTTTCTGGAAGTAGCGACGAAAGGGAATGCCATATTCCCCTTTAAATTCATAGTCAAGCGCCTTCATAGCAGCGATGGCATTATCAACCTTCACAATATCCGAAACTACGGGAATCATGTCAATAATCGGTTTAGCCGCCAGACCTGGTACTGATGTTGATCCAATATGGTGTACTTCAATGCAATTATTGCCAAGTGCCTTCTTAATCGCACTAGCTTCCGATTCAAATTGGATGGGCCATCGAGGATCGTAAGGAACCACTCGAATGAGCATTTCAACTTTTAAGTCATCAACATTCAATCGCATTTTATAATGAGGAATAGGATGCCAAGGGGCAGTTCTTGTGTTTTAGCCAATGGTTTAAAATGAAATCTGCATTTCATAATTGATTAAGGTGAAATAGCTGGGATAATACCACACTTTAGTCCACGATAGATTTTCCGAGGTTCTGTATGCCTAAGTTATCGATATTTATAGCGATAAGTCTTGATGGTTATATTGCGAGACATGATGGTTCTATTGATTGGCTTATAGAAGCTAACCATTTGGCACCCCCGGGTGAAGACTGCGGTTATAAGGCATTTATATCAACGGTTGATTTAATGATTATGGGTAGACACAGTTTTGAAAAGGTTTTATCTTTTAATGAATGGCCCTACGGTAATTTACCTATCATTGTTTTAACTTCCGGTTCTATTGATGTTCCTGAACACTTGGAACCTTTTGTCTCTATTTCCAATAAAAAACCCCATGATTTATATCAGGAGTTGGAAGAAAAAAACTTTCAGCATATTTATATTGATGGAGGCATTACAATACAACAATTTTTACATGCTGGCTTAATTAATGAAGTTACTTTAACACTGATTCCAATTCTTATCGGCACAGGAAAAAGATTATTTGGTGATCTAGATCAGGATATCGAGCTTAATCATATTGCAACAACAAGTTATCTGGGAGGCTTTGTTCAAATCAAATACCAAATTAATGGTCATGCGAGTATAACCCATGTCCCTAATTAAAACATCAAGATTAATACTTAGGCCTTGGCAACAAAGCGATGTGGAGCCTTATTTTCTAATTAACCAGGACACTAGGGTTATTGAGTTTTTGCCTGGATCTATATCTAAAGAGCAGATTAATGATTTTATGCAATATCAAAATCAACAATTGAAAAACCGAGGATATATGCTATGGGCCGCAGAATTACCGGACACCAGAGAACTGATTGGCTTTATTGGGCTAAATTATTTTGATAAGCCAGCACATTTTTCCCCAGCTGTAGAAATTGGCTGGCGTCTAGGTTCTCAATATTGGGGAAATGGCTATGCAACAGAAGGTGCTTTGGCTTGCCTTGATTACGGGTTTAATCAGCTTGGAATAAACGAAATAGTTGCATTTACAGTACCCGACAACTTACGCTCACGCAAAGTCATGGAAAAGATTGGAATGGTACAGGACATTGAAGGTTCTTTTGCCCATCCTAAACTTCCAGTGGATCACCGACTATCAAAACATGTCTTATATCGAATACATAGAAAGTAAGTTCACTTACGTTCATCTAAATGATGAGGGGTTGCTATGGCATTAGCTTTATAAGTTTATCAATTAAGCCCCTTCTCTGGAGGCTTAATTAGCTTACAAAAAAGATTAATCATTTCCATTTGCTCTATGTTTTGGGCTTCTGCATTTAAAAGCGTAGGACTGTAAACTACAATTCCTAAACACTTCGCCCGGGAAATCGCAACGTTTATGCGATTTTTATCGAATAAAAAATTGATGCCGCGGGGAGATTCATTAGCATCGCTGGCACACATGCTCAAGAAAACGATTGGCGCTTCTTGTCCCTGAAATTTATCTACACTTCCTACTTTAGCTTGTGGTCCAAGAGTATGCTGTAATTTATTAACTTGGTGATTATAAGGAGCCATAAATAACATATCTTCCCAAGTAATTAATCTTTTGTCGTGGTTATCAATGTATTCACGGTTTATTAGTTCATGGGCTAAAAAATGAATTTTCTCGACCTCTTCCTCACTTGCTTGTAAATTTCCCTCATGCTCTACCGGAACCGTAATTATTCCGGCTTCTTGATTTAATATACCCTGGTAATTGACAGGCACTTTAATATAGCGCTTATCATTCCCCGGTGCTGATTCCAATTTACTTTCATAAATGCCTTCACTGATAAACCCATTAATTTTGGAATGCATTCGATAAGTCGTACCCAAAAACACCCCCTGATTCTCAGGGATTGTTGGCGTATGGTGTAAAAGATAATCGAGAATGGAACAACCGCTTTCTTCTGGGTGACTACCTTGGCAGGGTTGCGCCAATTGCATTTGATCACCCATTAAAATGATGTTTTTTGTAGATTGGCTCATTGCGATTAGATTAGCCACACTTACCTGACCTGCTTCATCCACAAATAGGTAATCAAACGCACTTTCTAATTCAGGCCTTGCAAAACCCCAAACTGTAGTTCCAATGATACATGAGGGGTGTATATGTTCAGAAATTTCCTTATTCTCAATGATTTCTATAGGCAAGTCTTCTAGTTTTTTATCATTATCCCCACTGGCAAAATATCCCTTTATTCCTTTCTCTAAACAGTACTCTACGGTACAACAAAGTAAATGATTAATGGCTTTCCAACTATTGGATGTAATACCTACTTTTTTCCCTAATCTAACCAATTCAGCAATAATATGTTGGGCCGTGAAGGTCTTTCCCGCACCTGGAGGACCTTGTATGGGGAGATAGCTATTGTCCAAGTTTTTAACAACCAGGATGATCTCTTCTAGCCTTTCTTTAGGGTCATGGCTAGGGGCAATTATCTCGCCTTGAGGAAGATTTTTTATCCGCGGAAAATCGCGTTTTAAAAAATCATAAATAGCGTTGTTATTTAATTCACTTTTTTCAAATTTAAGCGCTTGTCTATAAATAGCTTGCGGAATAGGGTCAGGGTTAACGAAATCATCTGGAATTAATGTAATAGGCCCATCAATTTCTTCCTTCATTTTCAAAGCAATTAAACCTTCCTTTAAATTACTTCCCTCTTTATACAAAGTTACTTTTAGGTTTTTACCATCTTCTGTTTCTTTACCCAAAACTCTATAGTTATCGGCTTTTCCTTTGAACTCCTGATTGGGATCAAATTGATATTCATAAACATATAGCCGTGACCGTTTACTAGGGAGATAGGGCTCGGTTGCCGTACGTTTACAAAAGGCCAGGCAATCAATATCGTCAAAAAGCTCTTCTTCACTTTTATCCAATCGATCAAAAATCTTCCAAAAGGTAGGCTTAATTTCCCGGCGATGAAACTCAAGGCACCAGGCAAAGAGCCTTGCAATTGCCGCTTCTTCAATCTCTTCATGAAGATACAGTTCTTCTGATTTTTTTAATAAGCGATCCCTTAAAGCAATTACTTCCGTGGTTTCTTCTTTTGTTTCCGGTTCAATTATTTCTGTTTTACCAAGGAATAAAATGCCAGCTTCTTTTTGCCTTTCTCTTAACCACACAAGCAACTCTTGGGTAGAGTTGCAATCATCTAAATTGTAATCGCGAATTGATTTGAGGATTTGCGATGTTTGCCAGTTCTCCCCGTCTGGGTTCTCGCGCCAGTGTTCATAAACTGCTACAGAATCCCCTCCACTGGCTACTTCTGTTTCACGTTTGCCACGATAAAGGTGTTCCACGTTTTTAATGGAGTAACGCGGCTCGCCAATCAGTAATGCTGCTTTCACAATTTTATACAAATCAACAAAGACTTCGTTACGTAATAACTGATCAATTTCATATTCACAGATTCCATAACGCCCCATTAATCGACGGCAAACAGTTATTTCATAAACGCCGTAATGATAGATATGCATGGTTGGATCGTCTAACCAACGTTGGTATACCCAATGAATAAATTCATCGCAGCTCTTTTTTTCATCCTCGGAATTGTGCGCCCAAAAATCTTTATACTGGCGAGCCCCCTTTTCATCAAAGTAGGTAACACCCCATAAATACTCTAATCCCCCTTCGTATAAAGGGTCGCCTTCAATATCAAAAAAAACATCGTTAGGGGAAAAAGGGGGCAAAAGAGCAAGTCCTGTTCTGCTCCCTTTTCCATGGGGCAATATTTGATACAGGGGTATGGTTTTATCTTTGCTTGCACTTTGAATTTTTGCCTGGGCAATAAGCTTTTGTAATACATCCTGGCTTATACCCTTAATTACTTTGTCTTCTGCAGCGATTAGTTCTTTAGTCGTGATTATGCCATTTTTATATAATTTTTTTATCTGTGTGCGTTTTATATTCGCAATTAAAGTTAAATGGTCCAATTGGTTTTGCAGTTCTTTAGCATAATTGCTCCATTTTCCGTAACTGGAGGAAGAAAGAAGTTCGGGTATTTTATTAACATCAAAACCGGAATGAAATTGTAGGAATCTTCCTTTGCTAATTAAATAGTAGTAAAAATAATCATTGGTCCGTAGTCGTATATCTACTCCGGTACCTATAGAAACTACGATATTATCAGGCCTTCTTCCTTGAATTCCTTCTAACATTTCTGCATAACAACAAAGCTGCATGATAAATGAAACTTTAACGCTACGTGCAAGCTTGGTATCCCAAACTTCATAATGATAATTACCTAACTTACTTTTACCTTCTTTTTTAATTAAAAAATCCGCTCTTCCATTAAAAGGTAAAGCTTCCAAAGGAGGCTGATAAATCACATCAGCACCAGACTCCATCGCTTTAATAGTATCTTCTATGGAGTGAGTTTCCACTAAGTTAATAATACTAAGGCCATCTTCTTCAAACTGTAATAACTTCCCCAGCTCATGCTCCATTCCTTTTTTCCGGGTGGCTGAAAGTAAAGGGTCATCTTCATCTCGGTTTGGTGCTAAATGAGGATGAGTTATAGCTAAATGATCCATCCAGGATGCAAATGGACTGCTGATAAACAAAGTAAGATCTGAAGGAGAAAAGACAATGCTTTCATTTTTAAGATACATTATTCTTTCTTTTTATTATTTGTGTGGGTAAGTATGAGCCTACATTTAGGAAACATCAAAGATTACTAAAGTGCTCACCCCACCCCCTACTATAAATAGCAAGCACAAACCATTAATTATAACAATAAAATCAAACAGTTAAGGTGTGGTGTATCGCAGCATAGAAAAAAGTTTCTTACTGTAACAAGCTCATCTTGAACAGTGTCTATAAAGGCCTCTAACTCTGTTAAATAAGGATTTTCTAGTGATCTCATGTCCCATCACATGAAGACAGAGTTGATGTGGAATAATATCATCTGTTCACTTTGGTATCTCAAAATTTAGATGTCGTATAATCGCTAAAG is from Legionella adelaidensis and encodes:
- a CDS encoding DUF6516 family protein, which codes for MKSDIGLEVLLSLDGTEYTEENGYWHKIEASRVEPTKERPHGIRYNLTLHDNYNQRILGFDNAHAVKAKKHGYYTGSIVSYDHMHRSIKDKGIPYEFESAQQLLNDFLNEVNSIMSKLNNGGN
- a CDS encoding MarR family transcriptional regulator; the encoded protein is MKIIKVGIMPREHFQKRLIDIASGRYIPKKNEPKVWFSSIKSLGEVLSENNLRLLRIIDEEKPSSIKELAEITQRQPGNLSRTLKTMERYGIIEFKKSGKNSRPIAKALGFNIEYNALNFLTA
- a CDS encoding IS110 family transposase, producing the protein MSGFDCVGVDVAKDKFDVSVEYKGKSKHKVFANKEQGYIEFLTWLHEYTINPWVCMEATGHYSTKIADFLIGQGIRVSVVNPFQIKNYAKASLIRNKNDRVDSEVIRQFCKRMEPRPYQASSPEQKEIKDLTKLLDMLKGQLTQLTNQRHSTQGSIAKKALTKLIMQLEKEIAKVEKQIADLIASNSQLKEKLELITSIKGIGNLTAYHILALMPDVNSFSTAKQFAAYTGITPKQRESGTFIGKTTISKLGDARLRKSLYMAALVAKRYNKGLASFVARLQLKGKTPKTIICAVMRKLTHIIFGVLKNKLPYNENYHCI
- a CDS encoding GNAT family N-acetyltransferase → MRLNVDDLKVEMLIRVVPYDPRWPIQFESEASAIKKALGNNCIEVHHIGSTSVPGLAAKPIIDMIPVVSDIVKVDNAIAAMKALDYEFKGEYGIPFRRYFQKGGNQKAYNIHIFETGNPDIERHIKFRDWMETHSEDKNAYAQLKQNLANHYPNDITAYCLGKEDFIASIDRKAGFTGLRIVKALTTREWDAVCHFRQYYFFDKIGVSDPYTWTFDHKDHVHFILYQGTRITGYAHLQLWPQKRAAMRIIVIDEEKRSRQYGSQLLQLCEKWLKSQGYRSLHIESSPTALRFYKNHSYITMPFEDPDGYESDPQDTAIGKIL
- a CDS encoding dihydrofolate reductase family protein translates to MPKLSIFIAISLDGYIARHDGSIDWLIEANHLAPPGEDCGYKAFISTVDLMIMGRHSFEKVLSFNEWPYGNLPIIVLTSGSIDVPEHLEPFVSISNKKPHDLYQELEEKNFQHIYIDGGITIQQFLHAGLINEVTLTLIPILIGTGKRLFGDLDQDIELNHIATTSYLGGFVQIKYQINGHASITHVPN
- a CDS encoding GNAT family N-acetyltransferase; the encoded protein is MSLIKTSRLILRPWQQSDVEPYFLINQDTRVIEFLPGSISKEQINDFMQYQNQQLKNRGYMLWAAELPDTRELIGFIGLNYFDKPAHFSPAVEIGWRLGSQYWGNGYATEGALACLDYGFNQLGINEIVAFTVPDNLRSRKVMEKIGMVQDIEGSFAHPKLPVDHRLSKHVLYRIHRK